The genomic DNA CTTTCAACAAACGTTGGAAAGGGGACGTGCCTGACGGCACGGGAGGGCCGCATGCGCAGGCTTTTGTGAATCTGGAATACGGCTGCGGCCGGATGTTCACCGCAGGCTTGCCGGACGGGCCTTTGCCGGAACACTATGAACCTTGGGAGAGCCCGGTTCAAAATATGCTTTCATCTATTCAGAATACCCCGCTCTTGCGGCAGTTTGAACCCCTCAGGGCCAATGCGGCGGAATACCCTTTGGTAGCCTTCACGTTTCGGGTGGGAGAGCACTTTGGTTCCGGGCAGATGACGCGTAATATGCCCTGGCTTTTGGAAATGTCTCCAGAGCCATTTATTGAAATAAGTTATGAACTGGCCGGGCAGCGGGGAATTAGAAACGGTGACGAAGTTATTGTGCGCTCTGTCCGGGGAGAAATTCGGATGCGGGCGTTGCTGACTCATCGTCTCAAACCGCTTGATATCGGTGGTCAGACAATACATCAGGTAGCCCTGCCAACTCAGTGGGGTTTTATCGGTCTCGGCACCGGAGATAGCGCAAATAGGTTGATTCCGGCGGTCGGAGATGCAATGTCTGCGGTGCCGGAATTTAAAGCATTTTTATGCGATATCGTAAAGGGGGCATAGATGGTTGAAGTTGCGGTACTGGTTGATATTACCCGCTGCATAGGTTGCCGGGCTTGTCAGATGTCATGCAAGCAGTGGTGGCGTTTAGAACCGTCGGAGACATCTTTTAGCCCTACCATCACGAATCCCCCCAAGCGAGACGAACACACTTATCTTAATGTTGAGTACCATGAAGTCATCGGTGACGACGGGCGACTTTCCTGGAATTTTGTTCATAAACGTTGTTTCCATTGCGTGGACCCGGTGTGTGTGTCTGTCTGCCCTGTCGCGGCGATGCGGAAGACGCCTGACGGTCCGGTGGTTTGGGATGAAGCCCGCTGTATGGGTTGCCGTTATTGCGCCCAGGCTTGCCCTTTCAGAATACCCAATTATCAGTTCCACAGCCTCTGGCCGGAGGTCAGTAAATGTTGGTTCTGTTGGGACCGGATTGCCGAAGGCCTGCAACCGGCTTGCTCCAAGGCCTGTCCGCCCAAGGCGATAGAATTCGGTGAACGGGAAGCCGTGTTGGCTGAAGCCCATCGCCGGATTGAAGAGTTTCCAGAAAAATACGTTGATTATGTTTATGGTGAGAAAGAAGCCGGAGGAACCTCTCTTTTTTACATCTCCGGGGTGCCTTTTGAACAACTCGGTTTTAATATGGCAGTCCCTCATGAACCCTTGCCTGAATTAACATGGGAATTTTTAAGTAAGATCCCGTTTGAAGCGGCGGCCATAATCGGTTCAATGACTGCTATCTGGTATATTCGAGGCCGGGCGCTACAAGATTTGCCGGAGAAAGATGAGGCTGGTCATGAATAACAAGCCTTCTCTTTACACCCGTTGGGCACCATCAAGCGATACTCCGTTATTTACCCCGTGGAGTGTGTTGTTGTTACTGTTAGCTATTGGTGCACTGGCCGTCGCGGCGGGCAAATTCATATTTGGGATGCACGCCGTAGATAATCTTAGCAATGACTGGCCTTGGGGGATTTGGGTTTCGTTTAATGTCATGGCAGGGGTTGCCTTGAGCGCCGGCGGTTTTGTAACAGCAGGGATCGTCTATATATTTCGCATTAAAAGATATTGGCCGGTAATACGGCCGGCAGTGTTTACCGCGTTTATCGGATATGTCATTGCCGGGGCTGGTATTGCCATTGATATCGGGCGCACTCCGAGAATTGTACATCCTTTGTGGATGTGGCAACCGGAATCAGTCATGTTTGAAGTTGCGGTCTGTATGACCATTTACACGACGGTGCTATTTTTTGAATTCAGTCCCCTGATTGCAGAGCGGTTTCGATTGCGGCGCACCCTTAAATTCCTACATGCTATTATGATTCCGCTGATTATTTTGGGCATTACTCTGTCGTTCATGCATCAGTCCTCACTGGGGGCTGTTCACCTGATCATGCCGCATTTAATGTATCCCTTGTGGTACAGTGAATGGATGGGCCACATGTTCTTTGTGTCTGCCATGGCCCTTGGTTTGTGTGTCGTCATTATTGAGTCAACCATAAGTTCAAAGATATTTAAAAAAGGGCTGCGGATTGACCTGCTGGGCGGTTTGGGTAAGGCTGCAGCCTGGATACTCCTCGCTTATTTACTTTTCCGGTTCTGGGATTTGAATACAACCGGACGGCTGGACAGTTTTACCTTGGATAATACCTTCGGCTGGCTATTTACCGTAGAAATCGGGCTGATGACCTTGGCAATGATTTTACTTTTCATCAAAGGCGTTCGGCGTTCTGCCGGGTGGCTTTTTACAGCCTCTATGTTCGTCTTGATAGCCGTAGTATTAAATCGGCTAACTACTGATTTGATCGCCATGGCTCCATCCAGAACGACCGCGTATGTACCCGCCTGGACGGAGCTGCTTTTTTCCATCGGTCTCGTGGCTGGCGCCATGTTTGTTTTCAGGGTGGTGGCTAAGTATCTGCCCTTGTTTGAAGGTCGGGGTTACGGGCTCTCTGGGGAAGAAGAAAAGGCCAGCTTTTCCTCGACTGCTGAAACTGAAACCGCCTGAGGTTAGTTTCGGTCCGGTCAAAATTATAAATTCGGTTTAAGCATCAACACCGGACAGGGTGCGCCGACCATTATGCGTTCAGCTGTGCTGCCATAGACCCATCGCCCCTTACCGGATTGGCCATGAGTAGACATGGCGATGAAACTGAATGGGTTGCTGGCGGCTAGATTGATGATCTCTTCGGCCGTTTTACCGACGAGTACCTGAGTCCGGGCCTTAACCCCTTGGTCACCCAATTTATTTTTGATTGAGTTCAGGTATTGCTGTCCGTTTTTTACCGACAGGGCAGATTCCCGGCTCTCCTTTTCGCGCCATACGTCCTTCATTTCGTCAGTAAAATCGGAAGGAATGATTGGTTCACGGCAGACATTGGTGAGAACAATCTCAGTTTGATTTACTCCCCATTCTTTGATTAATTGGACCACAAGGGGCAAAATGGATTCTGCAACCGGTGATTCATCCAACGGAACGATAACATCTGTGTGTTGCCAATCGCAATTAACCGAAGTTCCATTACGGATCAGCCACACCGGTTTATCAGTCTGACGCAACACTTTGAGCGCAATAGAACCAAGGACCCAGCGGTTAAATCCAGAGCGGCCATGGGTGCCCATCAGGATGAAATCACTATTGTCTGATGCGGCATATTTGGAAATGCCATCGCTTGCCTGCCCGTTGATCATGACGGCCTTAGCCTTGACCGGTCGTCCGGTATCATGGGATTGACGGATGAGTTTGTTGGCGGTTGCCTCAACGTAAGCCTCGTGCATTGGGCAGAACTGGTCTTCAGGCTCACAGATATGTAGGCAGGTAATTTCCAAGTCAAGCCGGTGGGCGAGTTCTCTGGAGAAAGGGAAAACTATTTCCCCCATTTTGGAACCGTCAAGTGGAACCAGTAACCGTTTGAACAATGACATAGCGTCCTCCATGTCTGTAGTCGGTTTACACTCTGAGGATTCTAGCGCTATCCGGAGAAGATAGTCAAAAATATAGCGAAAGTTCTAGTACTTATGATATACTCTTGGCGCCAAGTAATCAAATCATATAATGTGCTGATGTTGGAAAGGGGTCGTTTATGATTTCAATTTCCCGGTTACTGTGTGACAACATTGGACCTCAGGATTCTTTGCGTTACAGCCCAAATGCAAACGCGGATGGCCAGCCCAAACCGTTTCAACCGCCGATAGTAGTCTGGAATTGCACCCGAGCTTGTAACCTGCATTGCATTCATTGTTATGCCAGCGCCACCAATAACTGCTCGCCTGATGAAATCAGTACCGATGAAGCTAAGACGTTTATCAAAGGACTGGCTGACTTCGGCGTACCAGTGATTCTTTTTTCCGGTGGCGAACCTTTAATGCGGCGTGATTTGTTTGAATTGGCTGATTTTGCCCGGGCGCATGGAATCCGGGTCGCCCTGTCTACCAACGGCACTCTCATTGATCGGGAAATGGCGGTCAGGATTCAAAATGCCGGTTTCGCTGAAGTCGGTATCAGCCTTGATGGTATTGGTGAGAATAATGATAAGTTTCGTGTTCAACCCGGCGCTTTTGAAGCTGCCCTCACAGGAATTCGGCACTGCGTGGATTTGAAACAAAGGGTTTCTTTAAGGTTGACTATCACCGGACATAATCATAAGGAAATTCCTGCGATGCTGGATTTGATTGAGGAAGAAAATATACCCCGCGTCTGTTTTTATCACCTGGCTTATACCGGGAGAGGCGACAAAATCATCAAAGATGACCTGACCCATGCGGAAACACGGGCTGCGGTTGATGTTATCTGTGATAGAACAATTGACTGGCACAAACGTGGTATTGCTAAAGAAATTTTAACGGTGGATAATGCCGCCGATGGGGTTTACCTGTATCTGAGGGCCCGCTTGACTGACCCGGAAAGAGCGGAAACCATTTACAGTTTGTTGAAGCGAAACGGCGGCAACAGCTCCGGAATTAAAATTGGCGCCATTGATGACCGGGGCAATGTCCATCCTGATCAATTTACCTGGCACCACACTTTCGGTAATATCAGAGAGCGTAAATTCGGCGATATCTGGATGGATACTTCCCATCCGCTTCTCGCTGCGTTGAAGGATCGGAAGAAGGTGCTTTCCGGACGTCGCTGCCCCCAGTGCCGTTATCTGGAAGTATGTAATGGTAATCTAAGGGTACGGGCTGAATCGGTCAGCGGTGATTATTGGGAAGATGACCCAGCCTGTTATTTGAGTGACGAAGAAATCGGGATTATCGCGTGACAGTTGAAAAATCAAGCAAAGATATCATAATTCCCAAACTTCAATTGGTGGCTTGGGAAGTCACCCGCAGCTGTAATCTTTTGTGCGACCATTGTCGCGCTTCTGCGGTACAAGGACCTTATTCCGGGGAACTCAATACCGCCGAGTGTTTTAACCTGGTTGACGAGATAACTGAGGTGGGGAGTCCAATCCTTATCCTGACCGGCGGAGAACCGCTCCTGAGATCGGATATTTTTAAAATAGCTGATTATGCTTCATCAAAAGGTCTGCGGGTGGTATTGGGAACAAACGGGACTCTGATTGATCCGGACATGGCGGCAAAAATGCAGGCAGTCCCGGTAGCTCGGATCGGGGTGAGTCTGGATTTTCCAACACCGGAACTTCAGGACAAATTCCGGGGACAAGCTGGTGCCTTTGAAGCGGCGATACGCGGAATAACCAATGCCCGGCGTGCAGGTATCAGCGTTCAGATAAATGCTACCATCACCAAACTTAACGCCTGCTATCTTGATGATCTGTTAGCTTTGGCGAATGAACTTGAAGCCGTCGCCTTTCATCCATTTATGCTGGTGCCTACCGGTCGCGGCAAGGGGTTGGCGGAAGTGGAACTTTCTCCTCAGGAATACGAAGATATTCTGAATTGGATTTACGACAAACAACAGGAATTGGGTGACCGGATGTTTTTCAAGCCGACCGATGCGCCCCATTACCTAAGGATAGTACGGCAACGGCAAAAACAATCACGTCTGACGGCACAGGCCTCTCCTGCATCTTGTCATCGGGAGGCTGATGGTCATTCAGGCAATCAGCCTCACGCTCATGCGATGAATGCCTTGAGCCGCGGGTGCCTGGCCGGAACGGGTTTTTGCTTCGTTTCGCACCGGGGTGATGTTCAGGGTTGCGGTTATCTTGATGTTCAAGCCGGTAATGTCCGGGAACAAAAGTTCACCCAAATTTGGAATAATTCTCAATTGTTCTGTGATTTACGTGATTTGAGTCTTTATAAAGGTAAGTGCGGGCAGTGTGAATATCGCCGATTATGCGGCGGGTGCCGGGCGCGCGCTTTTGAAGCTACCGGCGATTATCTGGAAGCCGAGCCTTATTGTATTTATGAGCCGCAGTTGGCTGAGCAACATTAAGCCCGTGAAAGGGGTGGTGAGGCATGATGACGTGTGACGCGACCGATAAAAAACTCATCGGATTATTACAGCGTGATTTTCCCTTGAGCCTGGAGCCTTTTAATGATCTGGGTCGTTGTTTGGGTTTATCTGGAGCCGCTGTTTTGGAGCGCACCAAACGTTTTAAGGAAGACGGTCTTGTCCGGCAAATCGGCCCGGTCCTTGAAGCTCGTAAACTGGGTCACTATACCACCCTGATAGCCCTCAAGATTGCATCGGAAAACGTTGAAAAGGCCACCGGGGTCATTAAACATCATCGGAGTATCAGCCACGGGTACCTGCGACAGCATGAATTCAATGTGTGGGTTACCTTGACGGCCCCTTCTGAATCAGCCATGAAAGA from Dehalogenimonas sp. W includes the following:
- a CDS encoding universal stress protein, giving the protein MSLFKRLLVPLDGSKMGEIVFPFSRELAHRLDLEITCLHICEPEDQFCPMHEAYVEATANKLIRQSHDTGRPVKAKAVMINGQASDGISKYAASDNSDFILMGTHGRSGFNRWVLGSIALKVLRQTDKPVWLIRNGTSVNCDWQHTDVIVPLDESPVAESILPLVVQLIKEWGVNQTEIVLTNVCREPIIPSDFTDEMKDVWREKESRESALSVKNGQQYLNSIKNKLGDQGVKARTQVLVGKTAEEIINLAASNPFSFIAMSTHGQSGKGRWVYGSTAERIMVGAPCPVLMLKPNL
- the nrfD gene encoding NrfD/PsrC family molybdoenzyme membrane anchor subunit: MNNKPSLYTRWAPSSDTPLFTPWSVLLLLLAIGALAVAAGKFIFGMHAVDNLSNDWPWGIWVSFNVMAGVALSAGGFVTAGIVYIFRIKRYWPVIRPAVFTAFIGYVIAGAGIAIDIGRTPRIVHPLWMWQPESVMFEVAVCMTIYTTVLFFEFSPLIAERFRLRRTLKFLHAIMIPLIILGITLSFMHQSSLGAVHLIMPHLMYPLWYSEWMGHMFFVSAMALGLCVVIIESTISSKIFKKGLRIDLLGGLGKAAAWILLAYLLFRFWDLNTTGRLDSFTLDNTFGWLFTVEIGLMTLAMILLFIKGVRRSAGWLFTASMFVLIAVVLNRLTTDLIAMAPSRTTAYVPAWTELLFSIGLVAGAMFVFRVVAKYLPLFEGRGYGLSGEEEKASFSSTAETETA
- a CDS encoding radical SAM/SPASM domain-containing protein, yielding MTVEKSSKDIIIPKLQLVAWEVTRSCNLLCDHCRASAVQGPYSGELNTAECFNLVDEITEVGSPILILTGGEPLLRSDIFKIADYASSKGLRVVLGTNGTLIDPDMAAKMQAVPVARIGVSLDFPTPELQDKFRGQAGAFEAAIRGITNARRAGISVQINATITKLNACYLDDLLALANELEAVAFHPFMLVPTGRGKGLAEVELSPQEYEDILNWIYDKQQELGDRMFFKPTDAPHYLRIVRQRQKQSRLTAQASPASCHREADGHSGNQPHAHAMNALSRGCLAGTGFCFVSHRGDVQGCGYLDVQAGNVREQKFTQIWNNSQLFCDLRDLSLYKGKCGQCEYRRLCGGCRARAFEATGDYLEAEPYCIYEPQLAEQH
- a CDS encoding 4Fe-4S dicluster domain-containing protein; amino-acid sequence: MVEVAVLVDITRCIGCRACQMSCKQWWRLEPSETSFSPTITNPPKRDEHTYLNVEYHEVIGDDGRLSWNFVHKRCFHCVDPVCVSVCPVAAMRKTPDGPVVWDEARCMGCRYCAQACPFRIPNYQFHSLWPEVSKCWFCWDRIAEGLQPACSKACPPKAIEFGEREAVLAEAHRRIEEFPEKYVDYVYGEKEAGGTSLFYISGVPFEQLGFNMAVPHEPLPELTWEFLSKIPFEAAAIIGSMTAIWYIRGRALQDLPEKDEAGHE
- a CDS encoding radical SAM/SPASM domain-containing protein, yielding MISISRLLCDNIGPQDSLRYSPNANADGQPKPFQPPIVVWNCTRACNLHCIHCYASATNNCSPDEISTDEAKTFIKGLADFGVPVILFSGGEPLMRRDLFELADFARAHGIRVALSTNGTLIDREMAVRIQNAGFAEVGISLDGIGENNDKFRVQPGAFEAALTGIRHCVDLKQRVSLRLTITGHNHKEIPAMLDLIEEENIPRVCFYHLAYTGRGDKIIKDDLTHAETRAAVDVICDRTIDWHKRGIAKEILTVDNAADGVYLYLRARLTDPERAETIYSLLKRNGGNSSGIKIGAIDDRGNVHPDQFTWHHTFGNIRERKFGDIWMDTSHPLLAALKDRKKVLSGRRCPQCRYLEVCNGNLRVRAESVSGDYWEDDPACYLSDEEIGIIA